From Coffea arabica cultivar ET-39 chromosome 10e, Coffea Arabica ET-39 HiFi, whole genome shotgun sequence, one genomic window encodes:
- the LOC140015186 gene encoding uncharacterized protein encodes MVRLHNNALESLVADLKGEEDVVHREHGEAEAELSNVFRELASCGVIIGEAELEFQIDWTGYNKPRPFRFLNVWTTKLELLEVIRRAWGQEVSGSPLRILYSKLLAMRRAIQDWNKQCFGNVFDAVREAEATVQRAEEAADQNDSEEGQVELKNAQAELRYALSIEEQFWSQKTRVKWLRIEDRNSRYFHAVMRQRRVQGMIHRIKKSNGIWLDADADIASEVITYFSNLFSGPLDSASDMLHLIPPMISGEDNRLLEAVPSIEEVHQVVRSMDRDSAAGSDGFTGKFYTFAWEVIAQNVHNAVLSFFCGAELPLFITSTSIVLIPNA; translated from the exons ATGGTCCGGCTACACAACAATGCGCTGGAGAGTTTGGTTGCCGATTTGAAAGGGGAGGAGGATGTGGTTCACAGAGAACATGGGGAAGCTGAAGCTGAGCTATCGAAT GTTTTTCGGGAGCTAGCTTCATGTGGTGTAATAATCGGAGAGGCAGAGCTAGAGTTTCAAATAGATTGGACAGGCT atAATAAGCCAAGACCATTCCGATTCTTGAATGTCTGGACGACTAAACTAGAACTCTTGGAGGTGATTAGACGTGCCTGGGGTCAAGAAGTAAGTGGTTCTCCACTGCGTATTTTGTACTCTAAATTATTGGCGATGAGGAGGGCTATTCAGGACTGGAACAAGCAATGTTTTGGAAATGTGTTCGATGCTGTTCGTGAGGCAGAAGCTACGGTTCAACGGGCAGAGGAGGCCGCAGATCAAAATGATTCGGAGGAGGGTCAAGTTGAGCTCAAGAACGCTCAAGCGGAGCTGCGTTATGCATTGTCTATTGAAGAACAGTTCTGGAGTCAAAAGACTCGAGTAAAATGGCTTCGAATTGAAGATCGTAACTCAAGGTATTTTCATGCGGTAATGAGGCAGAGACGGGTTCAAGGAATGATACATAGAATAAAAAAGTCCAATGGTATTTGGCTGGATGCGGATGCTGATATAGCAAGTGAGGTAATAACATATTTCTCTAACCTTTTCTCGGGACCTTTGGATTCCGCTTCCGATATGTTACACCTCATTCCACCCATGATTTCGGGGGAGGATAATAGGCTATTAGAGGCAGTTCCTTCTATAGAGGAGGTTCATCAAGTGGTCAGGTCAATGGACAGGGACAGTGCAGCTGGCTCAGATGGGTTCACGGGTAAATTTTATACCTTTGCGTGGGAAGTTATTGCTCAGAATGTTCATAATGCGGTACTCAGTTTTTTCTGTGGGGCAGAGCTGCCTCTATTCATCACTTCTACCTCGATTGTGCTAATTCCTAATGCTTAA